Proteins encoded together in one Alteribacter keqinensis window:
- a CDS encoding ABC transporter permease → MPVTTEKRAKGSSEDRLFVPVDKNKAELNVLVRPSVGFWKDAWQRLLKNKLAVSGLVVIIALTIMAIIGPMLTPYSYSDQTLSNQNMGPSREHWFGTDNLGRDMFTRTWYGARISLFIGFAAALIEFFVGVIYGGVSGYKGGRTDNVMMRIIDILYGLPYLLVVILLMVIMGPGLFTIIVALTLTGWIGMARIVRGQVLQLKTNEYVLASKVLGADTSRIIRKHLLPNTMGPVIVSMTLTVPGAIFAEAFLSFLGLGVSAPVASWGSMANDALGVLNTGYWWRLFFPAFFISLTMLAFNVFGDGLRDALDPKLRR, encoded by the coding sequence ATGCCGGTAACAACTGAGAAGAGGGCAAAAGGATCGTCGGAAGACCGGCTTTTTGTCCCCGTAGATAAGAATAAAGCTGAGCTGAATGTACTTGTCCGCCCGAGTGTCGGGTTTTGGAAAGATGCTTGGCAGAGACTTTTGAAAAACAAGCTTGCTGTAAGTGGACTCGTTGTGATCATCGCTTTGACGATCATGGCGATTATCGGGCCGATGCTCACCCCTTACAGCTATTCCGATCAAACGTTAAGCAACCAGAACATGGGCCCTTCCCGTGAGCATTGGTTTGGTACGGATAACCTGGGAAGAGATATGTTTACCAGAACATGGTACGGTGCGAGAATTTCATTGTTTATCGGATTTGCTGCTGCCCTGATTGAGTTTTTTGTCGGGGTGATTTATGGAGGGGTTTCAGGATACAAAGGCGGAAGAACAGACAATGTCATGATGCGTATCATTGATATTCTTTACGGCCTTCCATATCTTCTTGTCGTTATTTTACTTATGGTTATTATGGGACCGGGTCTTTTTACCATTATCGTTGCCCTGACACTCACCGGGTGGATCGGTATGGCAAGGATTGTCCGGGGACAGGTTCTCCAGCTGAAAACAAACGAATATGTGCTCGCATCCAAAGTTCTCGGTGCCGATACATCAAGAATCATTCGCAAACATTTACTGCCGAATACGATGGGGCCGGTCATTGTTTCCATGACACTGACAGTACCGGGAGCCATTTTCGCAGAGGCATTTTTAAGCTTTTTAGGGTTAGGTGTTTCAGCTCCGGTAGCGAGCTGGGGATCGATGGCCAACGATGCTCTTGGTGTACTGAATACAGGATACTGGTGGCGGCTGTTTTTTCCTGCCTTCTTTATCTCACTGACAATGCTGGCATTCAACGTATTTGGAGACGGATTAAGGGATGCACTCGATCCAAAGCTAAGGAGGTAG
- a CDS encoding ABC transporter permease, with protein sequence MLIYILKRFLWMILTVWIIITLTFFLMHAIPGDPLDTGDAGSSDAASANLAAYYNLDQPLPVQYVTYLKNVATFDFGPSMTSRSRDVNDMIESGFPASLQLGIASLIFSVLSGVVLGVFAALRHNKMIDYMTMVFAVIGISIPNFIQSMLFINYIAVHVDFFPIARWGTYRHVILPALALASGPMAIIARLTRSNMLEVLTQDYIRTAKAKGLTSVQIVVKHALRNALLPVVTIMGALTASVLTGSFVIERIFSIPGIGQYFVNSISNRDYPMIMATTVIYSTILVVMMFIVDILYGFIDPRIKLHSKED encoded by the coding sequence TTGCTTATATACATATTAAAACGTTTTTTATGGATGATTCTTACGGTCTGGATTATCATTACCCTGACCTTTTTTCTGATGCATGCCATACCAGGGGATCCATTGGATACAGGGGATGCAGGAAGTTCCGATGCAGCAAGTGCCAACCTGGCTGCCTATTATAACCTGGACCAGCCATTGCCAGTCCAGTATGTAACCTATTTAAAGAATGTCGCCACGTTTGATTTTGGACCGTCCATGACATCAAGGTCCCGTGATGTGAACGACATGATTGAAAGCGGATTCCCCGCTTCACTTCAGTTAGGTATTGCTTCATTGATTTTCTCCGTTCTTTCAGGTGTGGTACTGGGTGTTTTTGCCGCTCTCCGCCATAACAAGATGATTGACTATATGACGATGGTGTTCGCTGTTATCGGCATTTCCATCCCGAACTTTATTCAGTCAATGCTGTTTATTAACTACATAGCAGTACATGTGGATTTTTTCCCGATTGCAAGGTGGGGTACATACAGGCACGTGATTTTACCAGCACTTGCTCTTGCGTCAGGTCCTATGGCCATTATTGCAAGACTTACACGTTCAAACATGCTTGAAGTTCTGACACAGGATTATATTCGTACAGCTAAAGCAAAAGGGCTCACTTCAGTCCAAATCGTTGTCAAACATGCCCTTCGGAATGCACTTCTGCCGGTTGTGACGATTATGGGGGCACTGACTGCCTCGGTTCTTACAGGGAGTTTTGTGATAGAGCGGATTTTCTCGATTCCGGGAATCGGGCAGTACTTTGTAAACAGTATAAGTAATCGTGATTATCCGATGATCATGGCTACAACGGTGATCTACAGTACAATTTTAGTCGTGATGATGTTTATTGTTGATATTTTATACGGATTTATTGATCCGAGAATCAAGCTGCACTCGAAGGAGGACTAG
- a CDS encoding glycine betaine ABC transporter substrate-binding protein, translated as MKKHKGLLALSLGMLMAATACGGGGEAPEEGGDAGGDETAEETSEDKGEIVIGRNNWAENIAVSNMWKVLLEEEGYEVDIQSMDKAPVWLGISRGELDIAPEVWLPNTDESYEEEYGDDVDMREIWYEGTELGFAVPEYMDIDSIEELNDMASEFDGQIVGIEEGAALTDLARDAIDEYDLDLNLVTSSDPAMNAEFMQSYENEEPIVVTLWSPHWLFADYDIKYLEDPENVFGDPDDIYYMTREGFADDHPEVVEWMDNWMMDDESLGDLMATINDLDDPYEGAKEWIEENRDLVDEWMAE; from the coding sequence ATGAAGAAGCATAAAGGGTTACTTGCACTTTCACTGGGAATGCTTATGGCCGCAACAGCCTGCGGCGGCGGTGGAGAAGCACCTGAAGAAGGCGGGGACGCCGGTGGAGATGAAACTGCTGAAGAGACATCCGAAGATAAAGGTGAGATTGTGATTGGCCGGAATAACTGGGCTGAAAATATTGCTGTCTCAAACATGTGGAAGGTGCTGCTGGAAGAAGAGGGCTACGAAGTGGACATTCAGTCCATGGACAAAGCGCCGGTCTGGCTCGGAATTTCCAGGGGTGAGCTGGATATTGCCCCTGAAGTATGGCTTCCGAATACGGATGAATCCTACGAAGAAGAGTACGGTGATGACGTTGACATGAGGGAAATCTGGTATGAGGGAACAGAGCTTGGGTTTGCCGTTCCGGAGTACATGGATATTGATTCGATCGAAGAATTAAACGATATGGCCTCAGAGTTTGACGGACAAATTGTCGGTATTGAAGAAGGAGCGGCCCTAACGGATCTTGCCCGGGATGCCATAGACGAATACGACCTGGATCTGAACCTGGTTACAAGCTCAGACCCTGCCATGAATGCAGAGTTTATGCAGTCGTATGAAAATGAAGAGCCGATTGTGGTGACGCTTTGGAGCCCGCACTGGCTGTTTGCAGACTATGACATTAAGTATTTGGAAGACCCGGAGAACGTGTTCGGCGACCCCGATGATATTTATTACATGACCCGTGAAGGATTTGCTGATGATCATCCGGAAGTGGTGGAGTGGATGGACAACTGGATGATGGACGACGAGTCTCTCGGTGACCTCATGGCGACAATCAATGACCTGGACGACCCGTACGAAGGGGCGAAAGAGTGGATTGAAGAAAACCGTGATCTGGTTGACGAATGGATGGCTGAATAA
- a CDS encoding YjcZ family sporulation protein: MCWGYGGYNYGCAPSGGGYGIGLILVLFILLVIIAGAAWSW, from the coding sequence ATGTGCTGGGGTTACGGTGGATATAATTACGGTTGTGCACCATCAGGCGGAGGATACGGCATCGGGTTGATTCTCGTATTGTTCATCCTTCTTGTCATCATCGCTGGCGCTGCCTGGTCTTGGTAG
- a CDS encoding acyltransferase family protein: MSKKIIYEVYWIRALACLAVVLVHAVNTTLANYEGALSQFEEYFLIFIRFAAFFGTPAFVFISELLLARAYPDGVPPGFFKKRIRFLLVPFAVMGLIFALLQSDTPGAFFQNGALNLFAGGYTGYFVLIIFQFYILHVLLNKKLQRFPAAPVLLVAFAVQAAYIGFFNFNEPPSNQVAEYIWLRGHWIPFFGWIFYFTLGYYAGRHFDRVKTWIISHRRTVTAVPVIALGWIIVNVRTDFIDVVSSKRLDNIVYTIAVVALILFIAARAKKVPWPVMFVSKYSFNIYLLHTLVIYPIPAIAGVSPTIYTLFIFVAALIGSIAVAKLIHLWAPGKLLIGKKLPSPNRQTVKTAR; encoded by the coding sequence ATGAGTAAAAAAATCATCTATGAAGTCTACTGGATCAGAGCGCTTGCCTGTTTAGCCGTAGTCCTTGTTCACGCAGTGAACACAACACTGGCAAATTATGAAGGGGCCCTGTCCCAGTTTGAGGAATATTTTCTTATTTTCATCCGGTTTGCGGCCTTTTTTGGTACGCCGGCATTTGTGTTTATATCAGAGCTTCTTCTGGCAAGAGCCTATCCAGATGGAGTGCCTCCGGGCTTCTTTAAAAAACGGATCCGGTTTCTGCTTGTCCCCTTTGCAGTTATGGGATTAATTTTTGCCTTGCTTCAGTCAGACACGCCAGGAGCGTTCTTTCAAAACGGAGCTTTGAATTTGTTTGCCGGGGGATATACAGGTTACTTTGTGTTAATTATCTTTCAGTTTTACATCCTTCATGTTTTGCTGAATAAAAAGCTTCAACGCTTCCCGGCAGCGCCTGTACTGCTTGTCGCATTCGCGGTTCAGGCGGCTTATATCGGCTTCTTCAATTTTAATGAACCGCCTTCAAACCAGGTGGCCGAGTATATCTGGCTCAGGGGGCATTGGATTCCGTTTTTTGGATGGATCTTTTATTTCACCCTCGGATATTATGCAGGGCGTCATTTTGACCGTGTGAAAACCTGGATTATCAGTCACAGGCGCACGGTTACAGCGGTGCCGGTGATTGCTCTTGGGTGGATTATTGTGAACGTCAGAACGGATTTTATTGATGTGGTTTCATCCAAGCGGCTGGATAATATCGTATATACAATCGCTGTGGTGGCCCTTATTCTGTTTATCGCAGCCCGGGCGAAAAAGGTTCCGTGGCCGGTTATGTTTGTGAGTAAGTACTCGTTTAACATTTACCTGCTTCACACTCTTGTGATTTACCCGATCCCGGCGATTGCGGGGGTAAGCCCCACTATATATACGTTGTTTATTTTTGTTGCCGCCCTGATTGGTTCGATTGCAGTTGCGAAATTGATTCATCTCTGGGCACCGGGAAAACTGCTGATCGGAAAAAAGCTGCCGTCTCCGAACAGGCAGACCGTGAAGACTGCCAGATAA
- a CDS encoding LysE family translocator, with protein MIIMLVKQMVLGLSIAAPIGPINIEIIRRGIFQGFWSSLLVGAGGMSTDLVLMFFMYKGLSGILTLEAVQFLLLVLGAFFLTYTGFSGLRQPASLSEPFMDMREDSPVSYEKKSLLHAYVTGASIAAFNPLNLLFWLGIYGSVLSDTFADENKLRAFTVSSAVFLGIGLWNLNLAFTVQFGKKLLTQRMLQGICTAASMVLIGFGGYFAWKAVLKVIVFM; from the coding sequence ATGATAATTATGCTCGTCAAGCAGATGGTTCTCGGATTATCGATCGCAGCGCCGATCGGCCCGATCAATATTGAAATTATCCGGCGTGGTATTTTTCAGGGCTTCTGGTCCTCGCTGCTCGTAGGCGCAGGGGGGATGAGTACCGACCTTGTGCTGATGTTTTTTATGTACAAAGGTCTATCCGGTATCCTGACTTTAGAAGCTGTGCAGTTCCTTCTTCTTGTCCTTGGCGCTTTTTTCCTGACTTACACCGGTTTTTCGGGGCTGCGGCAGCCTGCTTCTTTATCTGAACCCTTTATGGATATGCGTGAAGATTCGCCGGTTTCCTATGAAAAAAAATCTCTCCTCCACGCTTATGTAACCGGGGCATCCATTGCTGCTTTCAATCCTCTGAATCTATTGTTCTGGCTCGGTATCTACGGATCTGTTCTGAGTGACACATTTGCGGACGAAAATAAACTCCGGGCATTTACTGTAAGCAGTGCTGTCTTTTTAGGCATCGGGCTCTGGAACCTGAATCTCGCATTTACGGTCCAGTTCGGTAAAAAACTTCTGACACAGAGGATGCTTCAGGGGATCTGCACCGCGGCCAGCATGGTTCTTATCGGCTTCGGGGGCTACTTCGCGTGGAAAGCGGTTCTGAAAGTGATTGTATTTATGTAA
- a CDS encoding zinc-binding dehydrogenase, whose protein sequence is MKAVVHKDKKGFAGLTQIQDMPKPEPKKDEVRIRLRTAGLNHRDLFVLDRHDPEDPPFVIGSDGAGIVDTTGDNVSAVSQGDEVMVNPGLYWEKNSDAPPSWFEVLGFPNNGTFAEYVTVPASAVVKKPDYLSWEEAGVFSLAALTAYRALFTRGNLKAGMNVFIPGIGSGVATFLLLFAQAAGAKVYVSSRSKEKRQTALELGAEKALDSAEDWKKGLGGCEMDLVIECVGAATFTKSLDTLRKGGTIVTFGSSTGDKVEMDLRKFFYGQYNLLGSTMGSHEEYIQMLDFIQTHQIRPVMDRVYDLDDYEEAFKRLEEAKQLGKIAFKIS, encoded by the coding sequence ATGAAAGCAGTTGTTCACAAAGATAAAAAAGGCTTTGCAGGCCTCACACAGATTCAGGACATGCCAAAGCCGGAACCGAAAAAAGACGAGGTCCGGATCAGACTGAGGACAGCAGGTCTCAATCACCGGGATCTGTTCGTATTGGACCGGCACGATCCTGAAGATCCCCCTTTTGTAATCGGGTCTGACGGGGCAGGGATCGTAGACACAACCGGTGATAATGTTTCGGCCGTTTCACAAGGAGACGAAGTTATGGTCAATCCAGGGCTGTACTGGGAAAAGAACAGTGATGCTCCACCCTCGTGGTTTGAAGTACTGGGCTTTCCGAACAACGGAACGTTCGCTGAATATGTAACAGTACCAGCTTCGGCTGTTGTAAAAAAACCAGATTACCTATCCTGGGAAGAGGCAGGCGTCTTTTCCCTCGCAGCACTTACCGCTTACCGGGCACTGTTTACAAGAGGTAATCTGAAGGCCGGAATGAACGTGTTTATTCCAGGCATCGGCAGTGGTGTGGCAACATTCCTGCTTCTTTTTGCCCAAGCGGCCGGTGCGAAGGTATATGTATCCAGCCGTTCAAAAGAAAAACGCCAGACAGCCCTTGAACTCGGAGCTGAGAAGGCCTTGGACTCCGCAGAAGACTGGAAAAAGGGACTCGGGGGCTGCGAGATGGATCTTGTTATTGAGTGCGTGGGTGCTGCTACCTTTACCAAGTCCCTTGATACGCTTCGCAAAGGCGGGACGATCGTGACATTCGGCTCTTCTACAGGGGATAAAGTGGAAATGGATCTCAGGAAGTTTTTCTACGGTCAGTACAACCTGCTTGGCTCTACGATGGGGAGCCATGAAGAGTATATTCAGATGCTGGACTTTATCCAGACCCACCAAATTCGTCCTGTGATGGACCGGGTTTATGATCTTGATGACTACGAAGAAGCGTTTAAAAGGCTGGAAGAAGCAAAACAGCTCGGAAAAATAGCATTTAAGATCAGCTAG
- a CDS encoding spore germination protein: MDKRNDDIEETLRPYEVPLSNDLTKNIDQLLTFLGHSEDIDVARFNHLPVPFAVIHFEAMNNEDMITDAINSPLMKSQDRKADLFTSDPSLLFSKIQGTKSVPLHTFKDLIEELLHGNVIVLVEGCTIGYGVHGFLVETRNVDEPQNQTVIRGPKEGFVENINVNSSLLRRKIRNPQLRFKTMTVGRSTQTEIRLCYLEDEVDKDVLNEVIRRIENIRTEEVYESGMLEELIDDYGKKHRWYSPFPVARTTERPDTVSSEIQEGKVAVIVDGTPFVLVYPMTFLSYFQAAEDYYQRFDFASFIRFIRLGAFGISLYLPSLYIAITTYHPELVATDLLINLAAQREGIPFPAFIETLLMEVIFEILREGGVRMPRTIGPAISIVGAIVLGDSAVRAGLVSPAIVIVVSLTAISSFVAPAYNFSISARILRFVMMIFAATTGLYGVMFFSTILLIHLCSLDSMGKPYFSPIAPINFKHHKDGFFRFPLWVKNVPFLRPWIQHKAKKENTG, translated from the coding sequence TTGGACAAGCGCAACGACGATATTGAAGAAACGTTACGCCCATATGAGGTGCCATTGTCAAATGACTTAACAAAAAATATCGACCAGCTCCTTACCTTTCTTGGACACAGCGAAGATATTGACGTTGCCAGATTTAATCACCTGCCCGTACCTTTTGCAGTCATTCATTTTGAAGCGATGAACAATGAAGATATGATAACGGATGCCATTAACAGTCCTCTGATGAAATCACAGGATAGGAAAGCCGATTTATTTACAAGCGATCCGTCTCTTCTTTTCTCCAAGATTCAGGGAACAAAGTCTGTCCCTCTCCACACTTTTAAGGACCTTATTGAAGAACTTCTTCACGGAAACGTTATTGTCCTGGTGGAAGGCTGCACGATTGGCTATGGTGTGCATGGATTTTTAGTGGAAACCCGAAATGTAGACGAGCCGCAGAACCAGACCGTAATCAGAGGCCCAAAGGAAGGGTTTGTCGAGAATATCAACGTAAACTCTTCCCTTCTTCGAAGAAAAATCAGGAATCCCCAGCTTCGCTTTAAAACCATGACGGTCGGCAGAAGCACCCAGACAGAAATACGTCTGTGCTACCTGGAAGACGAGGTAGACAAAGACGTTTTAAATGAAGTGATCCGGCGAATCGAAAACATCCGTACAGAAGAAGTTTATGAAAGCGGCATGCTTGAAGAACTGATCGATGACTATGGAAAAAAACACCGCTGGTACAGCCCGTTCCCTGTTGCACGTACGACGGAGCGCCCCGACACGGTCTCCTCTGAAATCCAGGAAGGAAAGGTAGCTGTGATTGTAGACGGCACACCATTTGTCCTTGTGTACCCGATGACGTTTCTTTCCTATTTTCAGGCAGCGGAAGATTACTACCAGCGCTTTGATTTTGCCTCCTTTATCCGGTTTATCCGTCTCGGGGCATTTGGGATCAGCTTGTATCTTCCTTCCCTTTATATAGCCATTACTACGTATCATCCGGAGCTTGTTGCTACAGATCTTCTAATCAACCTGGCCGCGCAGCGGGAGGGCATTCCTTTTCCCGCTTTTATTGAAACCCTGTTAATGGAAGTCATCTTTGAAATCCTCCGGGAAGGCGGCGTCCGGATGCCGAGGACGATCGGTCCTGCAATTTCGATTGTAGGGGCGATTGTTCTCGGGGATTCCGCTGTGCGTGCCGGTCTCGTGAGTCCAGCTATCGTCATTGTCGTGTCACTCACAGCAATATCCAGCTTCGTGGCACCTGCCTACAATTTTTCCATTTCAGCCCGGATTCTCCGGTTTGTCATGATGATATTTGCTGCGACTACCGGCCTTTACGGTGTGATGTTTTTCAGTACGATCCTGCTCATCCATCTGTGCTCGCTGGATTCCATGGGAAAACCTTATTTTTCACCTATTGCCCCGATTAATTTTAAACATCATAAAGACGGCTTTTTCCGCTTTCCACTCTGGGTGAAAAACGTCCCGTTTCTCCGCCCCTGGATTCAGCATAAGGCAAAAAAGGAGAATACCGGATGA
- a CDS encoding Ger(x)C family spore germination protein — translation MIKFAKWIITLAITVSICTGCGDKMELDQLAVVVAIGIDQVEDSEDFEVSFQIINPHGASARVATEGGGSEDASVFTFTTRGKTLVEAVDLAKNIAPRRLFFSHMYYIIIGENFARETGINRVFDFVERDQQMRMQFLAFIAKDTTAKDMLSVFTPLDENPAKSVRDRVMVASGSLGISGHLTLADAIRAYVKEDHHPILLGLRNISSENSDNTEVLSNIDEHSFSLDGLAVFKDDKLVDWMNTQESQGWVFLNNLVKDRTIFDTKCEGGYTGVRVHSLNETVKAAVKNGKPHFTISLTGKGYMLETSCDLDIGDPEDFKKIKEAVNDELRNEIQMTIDKSRELGFDVVGFSEWFHNQQPKKWKEWEGDWFHHLQEGEIVLNVDIDLTNTGMRFNSLNEAK, via the coding sequence ATGATAAAGTTTGCAAAATGGATAATTACATTAGCCATAACCGTTTCTATTTGTACCGGATGCGGAGACAAAATGGAGCTTGATCAGCTCGCTGTCGTTGTTGCAATAGGCATTGACCAGGTGGAAGACTCGGAGGATTTTGAAGTCTCTTTTCAAATCATTAACCCCCACGGTGCCTCTGCCCGGGTGGCTACAGAAGGCGGGGGAAGTGAAGACGCTTCTGTCTTTACGTTTACGACACGGGGAAAAACCCTGGTGGAAGCGGTTGACCTCGCTAAAAACATTGCACCGAGACGGCTGTTTTTTTCACATATGTACTACATAATTATCGGTGAGAATTTTGCAAGAGAGACCGGAATTAATCGGGTTTTCGACTTTGTGGAACGGGACCAGCAAATGCGGATGCAGTTTCTCGCATTTATCGCCAAAGACACAACTGCAAAAGACATGTTGTCTGTTTTCACACCTCTTGATGAAAACCCTGCAAAATCGGTAAGGGACAGAGTGATGGTTGCCTCCGGTTCCCTTGGTATTTCAGGGCATCTTACGTTAGCCGACGCAATACGTGCTTATGTAAAGGAAGACCATCACCCGATCCTGCTGGGACTTAGAAATATTTCCAGTGAGAACAGTGACAATACAGAGGTTTTAAGTAACATTGACGAACATTCCTTCTCCCTTGACGGGCTGGCTGTTTTTAAAGATGACAAGCTGGTGGACTGGATGAATACCCAGGAGTCTCAGGGATGGGTGTTTTTAAACAACCTTGTAAAGGACCGCACTATTTTTGACACGAAGTGTGAAGGAGGATATACAGGTGTTCGTGTTCACTCTTTGAATGAGACTGTTAAAGCTGCTGTAAAAAACGGCAAACCCCACTTTACAATCAGCCTGACAGGGAAGGGCTACATGCTGGAAACATCCTGTGATCTGGATATTGGCGACCCTGAGGACTTCAAAAAGATTAAAGAGGCAGTTAATGATGAACTGAGAAATGAAATACAAATGACCATTGATAAATCAAGGGAACTCGGGTTTGATGTGGTTGGTTTTTCTGAATGGTTTCACAACCAGCAGCCAAAGAAATGGAAGGAATGGGAAGGTGACTGGTTTCACCACTTACAGGAAGGAGAAATCGTTCTTAACGTTGACATTGACCTGACTAATACAGGAATGAGGTTTAATTCTCTAAATGAAGCCAAATAA
- a CDS encoding GerAB/ArcD/ProY family transporter → MKHTINRWQFALLVANFIVGSSLLMAPSAAAMFAEQDAWISMGGAGLIGIGINTVLFLLLKKYNYTSIFHIIELVSGKWIGTIVNLVLIFAGVHLAALVMRNFSNFVNIVALPETSIHVVIFMALILIVYSVSKGVQNIGRVNEVVLPVMILVVTGTLLVVLNKFHWDFLLPVLDKGWLPVMEGIHPLVGFPFVEMMLFSALATYVSDKKHLITYTLVAIGFSGSVLMLAIVVTLGVEGPFLAGRETYATYSMARSIEIGELFQRVEAAIGIVWLLSLIVKITVCFLAVILGLQHISKKETYTSFMLPVAILIWAMSEHLHPDIVDFTDFVLKNWTFYWLTVYGIVIAVLVSGIVMKKHRFTKENTTHLQGGAEGK, encoded by the coding sequence ATGAAGCATACTATTAACCGCTGGCAGTTTGCTCTGTTAGTCGCCAATTTTATTGTAGGAAGTTCTCTTTTGATGGCCCCTTCGGCAGCCGCTATGTTCGCCGAACAGGATGCATGGATAAGTATGGGAGGAGCAGGCCTCATCGGAATCGGGATAAACACGGTACTCTTCCTCCTTTTAAAAAAATACAATTATACGTCTATTTTCCACATTATTGAGCTCGTTTCCGGCAAATGGATCGGAACTATTGTTAACCTGGTCCTTATCTTTGCAGGGGTGCACTTAGCCGCTCTTGTCATGCGGAATTTCTCGAATTTCGTAAACATTGTCGCATTGCCTGAAACATCCATCCACGTTGTCATTTTCATGGCGCTCATACTCATCGTGTATTCCGTAAGCAAAGGCGTGCAGAATATCGGCAGAGTAAATGAGGTCGTACTTCCCGTTATGATCTTGGTGGTCACAGGCACTCTTCTTGTTGTTCTGAACAAATTCCATTGGGATTTTCTCCTACCAGTACTGGATAAAGGCTGGCTTCCGGTAATGGAAGGCATCCATCCCCTTGTAGGCTTTCCATTTGTGGAGATGATGTTATTTTCAGCCCTTGCCACATATGTGTCAGATAAAAAACATTTAATTACGTATACACTCGTAGCGATTGGATTCTCTGGTAGTGTTTTAATGCTTGCCATCGTTGTTACATTAGGGGTTGAAGGTCCGTTCCTTGCCGGACGGGAAACGTACGCTACCTATTCAATGGCACGCAGTATCGAAATCGGCGAACTGTTCCAAAGAGTTGAAGCAGCCATCGGGATTGTATGGCTTCTTTCATTAATTGTAAAAATAACTGTATGTTTTCTTGCTGTCATTCTCGGTCTTCAGCATATAAGCAAAAAAGAAACGTACACCTCTTTTATGCTGCCTGTAGCGATTCTCATTTGGGCCATGAGTGAACATCTTCATCCGGATATTGTAGACTTTACTGATTTCGTTTTGAAAAACTGGACGTTCTACTGGCTGACTGTCTATGGGATTGTCATTGCCGTTCTTGTGAGCGGAATTGTGATGAAAAAGCACCGCTTTACAAAGGAAAACACGACACACTTACAGGGAGGGGCGGAAGGGAAATGA
- a CDS encoding NADPH-dependent FMN reductase, producing MKRLSGNTLDLEIVSIGGLPLFNGDLEEGGDPEEVKRFKDLIKHADGVFIVTPEYSRGMPGVLKNALDWAGSITHENVLDKKTAAVIGASPGAQGTALAQVQVKQTLAACGSFVMSQPEVFIGTAHKRLGDNKVTDEKTIEVLESCIASFAEWTACF from the coding sequence GTGAAGAGGCTGAGCGGGAACACATTGGATTTGGAGATTGTGAGTATCGGAGGTCTGCCCCTCTTTAACGGGGACCTGGAAGAGGGAGGAGACCCTGAGGAAGTGAAAAGGTTTAAAGACCTGATCAAACATGCGGACGGTGTCTTTATCGTTACCCCTGAATACAGCCGGGGCATGCCCGGAGTACTAAAGAACGCCCTGGACTGGGCAGGAAGTATTACACATGAAAATGTACTGGATAAAAAAACAGCTGCAGTAATCGGTGCTTCACCAGGTGCCCAGGGAACGGCACTCGCTCAGGTCCAGGTCAAGCAGACCCTGGCTGCGTGCGGATCGTTTGTGATGAGTCAGCCAGAAGTCTTTATCGGCACCGCTCATAAGCGGCTCGGGGACAATAAGGTCACAGATGAAAAAACGATCGAGGTTCTTGAAAGTTGTATTGCATCCTTTGCTGAATGGACTGCATGTTTCTAA